The following proteins are co-located in the Melanotaenia boesemani isolate fMelBoe1 chromosome 5, fMelBoe1.pri, whole genome shotgun sequence genome:
- the LOC121640242 gene encoding sterile alpha motif domain-containing protein 9-like, translating into MASRSALSTAPGGLRHVGSKFRDSLFLLDVLYADQYDGEIFNQQLAEETEENFYKGAPPNWLNFHTSEHPEFKSGFIQRDGFETLKNQIVEKSKLPAVSAVKLFHQPGSGGTTMAMQVLWDLRKTFRCAVLTDSTSDITKVAKEVVFLYTAGDQGHQNTVLLLVNDEHVLDKLQDSIMLTIAEQEIVTRMPVAILLSCVRKDVLVQKGPVVLQRVLSDAEEKKFKKKKKELIARYGEKIKLFHGFNIMQSNFSQDYIKQACEVFSSVRKANRPQKTQLAAYLSLLNAYVPGSYLLESQCLDFLNPHGFVHGDLTVKELMQPYGDLIITFQQDERSERKVRMAHPMIAKCCTELMAAAGVTRSDTARNFLNNFCKYAESDEFPQCVLGFVKDMLTKREMKTEDPVNTSDSKENQERFSRLILDIHKMEGSKQSASVLKVASKKFKLNPFFPQALARFYYIELKDYNQAEIWAKRANERDPQNSFVADTLGQVHKNHLNSKGVSTKPREILQLAEKAINAFKHEEQLADAEQEPDMNDDSKTKVFNSRGLFGFLQVCNILYDKLVHQNNIWRDVLTQAVSLCSVLDTLGDNKIFRFNDLIKSLRPEVERKCDFFDKYLTYSKLNIEKDDPEYISKDTLHCHRKFVGDSPHKQVKQKIAEHMQKLKQKLADTTAGVLACLDREHTESDLKEITTWWKEICSSKNPGIAVVNYIFAHIILMNTGGSSPLKRKPFTTFREKIPLKLNDPPEQHMLALLLYWPSGNEDRCIFDLSQLIQQMHCSYENTYKKHFRLRYLRPLFFLGKGQELNRTIHRKVLEMLFYEENQETKPDWSYNWRNENIFKNSAVQDRLLKVEGVVRNYRVYASVGGTEIEVEANLQRSLWRSRKVSFYLGFTIRGPVAFDIQTKTEDKGPSGGLLEARAK; encoded by the exons ATGGCAAGCAGATCAGCCCTGTCCACTGCTCCAGGTGGACTAAGACATGTTGGGAGTAAATTCCGAGATTCCCTCTTTCTCCTGGATGTTCTATATGCGGATCAGTATGATGGAGAGATTTTTAATCAACAACTGGCTGAGGAGACAGAAGAAAACTTTTACAAAGGGGCTCCCCCCAACTGGCTCAATTTCCACACCAGTGAGCATCCTGAATTTAAAAGTGGTTTCATCCAACGAGATGGATTTGAAACTCTTAAGAACCAAATTGTGGAAAAAAGCAAACTCCCTGCGGTATCAGCTGTTAAACTGTTTCACCAGCCAGGAAGTGGAGGAACAACCATGGCCATGCAGGTGTTGTGGGACTTGAGGAAAACTTTTCGATGTGCTGTTTTAACAGACTCAACCTCAGACATCACAAAAGTTGCAAAGGAGGTGGTTTTCCTTTACACAGCAGGTGATCAAGGCCACCAGAACACAGTGTTGTTGTTAGTAAATGATGAGCATGTTCTGGACAAACTGCAGGACAGCATTATGCTGACCATTGCTGAACAAGAGATAGTCACCCGTATGCCTGTAGCGATTTTACTCAGCTGTGTGAGAAAGGATGTCCTGGTACAGAAAGGCCCCGTTGTCCTGCAGAGAGTTCTGTCAGATGCAGAagagaagaaatttaaaaagaaaaaaaaggagcttATCGCAAGGTATggtgagaaaataaaactatttcatGGCTTTAACATAATGCAAAGTAATTTTTCTCAAGATTACATCAAGCAAGCATGCGAAGTATTCAGCTCAGTCCGAAAAGCAAACAGACCACAGAAGACCCAGCTGGCTGCCTACCTGTCCCTGCTGAACGCCTACGTACCAGGTTCATATCTACTGGAGTCTCAGTGTCTGGACTTCCTCAACCCTCACGGTTTTGTCCATGGAGACCTTACAGTTAAGGAGTTGATGCAGCCCTATGGTGATCTCATCATCACCTTCCAACAAGATGAAAGGTCTGAGAGAAAGGTCCGCATGGCTCATCCAATGATAGCGAAGTGCTGCACTGAACTCATGGCTGCAGCAGGAGTGACCAGAAGTGACACAGCAAGAAACTTCCTGAACAATTTTTGCAAATATGCAGAAAGTGATGAGTTTCCTCAATGTGTGCTTGGGTTTGTCAAAGACATGCTAACCAAAAGAGAGATGAAAACAGAGGACCCAGTCAATACTTCAGATAGTAAAGAGAATCAAGAAAGGTTTTCAAGACTCATTCTAGATATTCACAAGATGGAGGGAAGCAAACAGAGTGCCTCAGTTTTAAAGGTGGCATCAAAGAAATTTAAGCTAAATCCATTTTTCCCTCAGGCCCTTGCTCGTTTTTATTACATCGAACTAAAAGACTACAATCAGGCAGAGATTTGGGCGAAAAGAGCGAATGAGAGAGATCCCCAAAATTCATTTGTTGCAGATACACTGGGGCAAGTCCATAAGAACCACCTGAATAGCAAAGGAGTTTCTACCAAACCAAGAGAAATTCTGCAGCTGGCTGAAAAAGCCATTAATGCTTTCAAGCATGAAGAACAGCTAGCTGATGCTGAACAAGAGCCCGACATGAACGATGACAGCAAGACTAAAGTCTTTAATTCCAGAGGGCTCTTTGGTTTCCTGCAGGTCTGCAATATCTTGTATGACAAACTTGTCCATCAAAACAACATCTGGAGAGACGTTCTCACACAAGCTGTGTCCTTGTGCTCTGTCCTGGACACACTTGGAGATAACAAAATCTTCAGATTCAATGATCTTATAAAAAGCCTCAGACCAGAAGTtgagagaaaatgtgatttttttgaCAAATATCTGACATACTCCAAGCTTAACATAGAAAAAGATGATCCTGAATACATATCTAAGGACACCTTGCACTGCCACAGGAAGTTTGTTGGAGACTCACCACACAAACAAGTCAAACAAAAGATTGCTGAACACATGCAGAAGCTTAAACAAAAGCTAGCTGATACCACTGCAGGGGTACTGGCATGTCTCGACCGTGAACATACTGAATCAGACCTTAAAGAAATAACTACATGGTGGAAGGAAATTTGCTCCAGTAAAAATCCAGGAATAGCCGTGGTCAACTACATTTTTGCTCATATCATTTTAATGAACACAGGCGGGAGCTCTCCCTTAAAACGCAAACCGTTCACAACATTTAGAGAGAAAATACCCCTGAAACTAAACGATCCGCCTGAACAGCACATGCTAGCCCTCCTCTTGTACTGGCCTTCGGGGAATGAAGACAGATGTATCTTTGACCTCAGTCAATTAATCCAGCAAATGCACTGTTCTTATGAAAATACATACAAGAAGCATTTTCGATTAAGGTACCTTCGCCCCCTGTTTTTCCTTGGAAAAGGACAAGAACTGAACAGGACCATTCACAGAAAAGTTCTTGAGATGTTGTTTTATGAGGAAAATCAGGAAACTAAACCAGACTGGAGCTATAACTGGagaaatgagaacatttttaaaaattctgccGTCCAAGACCGTCTTCTCAAAGTAGAAGGAGTTGTACGAAACTACAGAGTGTATGCATCTGTTGGTGGCACAGAGATTGAAGTGGAAGCCAATCTTCAAAGAAGCCTGTGGAGATCCCGCAAAGTTTCCTTTTACCTCGGATTCACCATCAGAGGTCCTGTGGCCTTTGATATCCAGACAAAAACTGAAGACAAAG GGCCTTCTGGAGGACTCCTTGAAGCTCGTGCCAAATAA